The Streptococcus sanguinis genome contains the following window.
GAAGAAAAAAACACGAAATATTGTAAAATACTTCGCATTTTTTACATTTCTGATCTCAGCAGGATTCGAACCTGCGACCGTTCGCTTAGAAGGCGAATGCTCTATCCAGCTGAGCTATGAGACCAATACCATCTCATTCTATCAGAAAATAGGGTTGCCGTCAAGATTACTTATGATAAGGACTCCCCTGCTGAATCATAAAAGCTCGATAGATCTGCTCTATTAAAACAAGGCGCATCAGTTGATGAGGTACGGTTAATTTGCCAAAACTCATCAGAAGATTTGCCCGCTTTTTTACTGCAGGAGATAAACCTAAACTTCCTCCGATAACAAAAGTGATATCAGAAAAGCCACGCACTGTAGTATCCATCATGAGCTGACTAAACTTTTCTGACGGAAATTGCTTTCCTTCAATTGCCAAAGCAATAACAAATTCACGCTCATTGATTTTAGCCAGAATTTTATTTCCTTCTTTTTCAAGAATCTGCTGATTTTCTAAATCACTAGCTTTATCAGGTGTTTTTTCATCCGCTAGCTCAATCATTTCCACCTTGCAGAATCGATTGAGACGCTTCATGTATTCAGCAATTCCATCCTTTAAATATTTTTCTTTCAGTTTTCCAACTGTTACAAGTTTTATTTTCATAAGTTTATTCTATCATATTCATCTATACTTCACACTTTATTAACAAGTAAAATTTATCTGGGAATCGGCTAATCTGCGTATTTTCTAATGCTAATCAACAGTTTTTCTAAGTTTTCCACAAGGTGTGGAAAATTTAAAGGATTTAAGTTATAATTAAGTTTGTATAAATATAATTTCATCAATTGTAATTCAAGGAGGAAAACATGAAAAACTCTTCAAATGCCATCAAAAAGGCTTTATTGCTTTTTGCAGTATTAATTGTAGGTTTTATCGGCGGAAGTTTAGGAAATTATGTTACTACATTACTAACTTCACGCGTTAAAATGAATGGAAATTCAACAACTAGTGTAACTACTTCATATAAAAACTCTACAGACATTTCAGAAGCTGTGAAAAAGGTTCAAAATGCTGTTGTTTCAGTAATTACTTATGCTGAATCTTCCAGCAGCGTTATCAATGATGAATCTTCCAACGATGAATCACAAATCTCCAGTGAAGGTTCTGGCGTAATTTATAAAAAAGATGGAAACTCAGCCTATCTGGTAACCAACACCCACGTTCTGAACGGATCAACCAATGTAGATATCTTGCTAGCTGATGGAAACAAGGTTCCAGGTGAAGTAGTTGGATCAGATGTTTTTTCAGATATCTCTGTCGTTAAAATTAGCTCTGAAAAAGTAACTGATGTCGCAGAATTTGGAGATTCTGGTTCTCTGACAGTTGGTGAAACAGCAATCGCCATCGGAAGCCCTCTTGGAACAGAATACGCTAACTCAGTAACACAAGGAATTATTTCTAGTTTAGGCAGAAACGTTACCTTACAATCTGAAAATGGTGAAAATATTTCAACAACTGCACTGCAAACAGATGCTGCAATTAATCCTGGTAACTCTGGCGGCCCGTTGATTAACATCCAAGGACAAGTTATTGGGATTACTTCAAGTAAAATTTCAACAAATGGCCAAACCTCTGTTGAAGGGATGGGATTTGCGATTCCATCTAATGATGTCGTAAATATTATCAATCAACTTGAGAAAAATGGAACAGTCACACGTCCTGCTTTAGGAATTCAAATGATGGATTTATCTAATCTGACAACTTCTGATTTTTCTAAATTAAATCTTCCTGCTTCAGTGAAATCAGGTATTCTTGTTCGCTCTGTTCAGCAAGGAATGCCTGCTGATGGCAAGCTTCAAAAAAATGATATCATTACAAAAGTAGATAATACAGATGTGGAATCCACTAGTGAACTTCAGTCTGCTCTCTACAGGCATAGTATTGGAGATGAGGTGGAGATTACTTATTATCGAGATGGTAAATCTCAAACAGTCAAAATCAAACTTACCAAATCAACAAAAGAGCTAAGCTCAAATTAACCTATTTACAAGATTGTCAACACACCTTTACACAATCGTAAAGGTGTGTTATTCTATATACAAATGGAAAACTTTCAATATATTGCACTTAAAGACATTCGAACCAACCCTTATCAGCCTCGTAAAGAATTTTCACAAAAAAAGATAGAAGAATTAGCGGCATCAATCAAAGAAAATGGTCTCATTCAGCCAATCATTCTTCGGAAATCTTCACTTTTTGGTTATGAAATTTTAGCAGGCGAACGGAGATTTAGAGCTGCCTCTTTTCTTGGCCTAGAAACGATCCCAGCTGTCGTCAAAGAATTATCTGATGATGAAATGTTGAAACAGGCCATTATCGAAAATCTTCAAAGAGAAGACTTGAATTCTATAGAGGAGGCTGAGTCTTATAAAAATTTGATTGACAAAGGCTTGACACATG
Protein-coding sequences here:
- the rlmH gene encoding 23S rRNA (pseudouridine(1915)-N(3))-methyltransferase RlmH, with amino-acid sequence MKIKLVTVGKLKEKYLKDGIAEYMKRLNRFCKVEMIELADEKTPDKASDLENQQILEKEGNKILAKINEREFVIALAIEGKQFPSEKFSQLMMDTTVRGFSDITFVIGGSLGLSPAVKKRANLLMSFGKLTVPHQLMRLVLIEQIYRAFMIQQGSPYHK
- a CDS encoding PDZ domain-containing protein — its product is MKNSSNAIKKALLLFAVLIVGFIGGSLGNYVTTLLTSRVKMNGNSTTSVTTSYKNSTDISEAVKKVQNAVVSVITYAESSSSVINDESSNDESQISSEGSGVIYKKDGNSAYLVTNTHVLNGSTNVDILLADGNKVPGEVVGSDVFSDISVVKISSEKVTDVAEFGDSGSLTVGETAIAIGSPLGTEYANSVTQGIISSLGRNVTLQSENGENISTTALQTDAAINPGNSGGPLINIQGQVIGITSSKISTNGQTSVEGMGFAIPSNDVVNIINQLEKNGTVTRPALGIQMMDLSNLTTSDFSKLNLPASVKSGILVRSVQQGMPADGKLQKNDIITKVDNTDVESTSELQSALYRHSIGDEVEITYYRDGKSQTVKIKLTKSTKELSSN